A window of Dorea formicigenerans contains these coding sequences:
- a CDS encoding PadR family transcriptional regulator yields the protein MDAHIKKVYVPMTETGFYILLCLRSPNHGYGVVQKVKEMTDNEVVLGPGTMYGSLSKMEKDGLIEFVREEDKRKIYQITELGMEVLELELKRIQRLYRNAQEVL from the coding sequence ATGGACGCACATATTAAAAAGGTTTATGTTCCGATGACGGAGACAGGGTTTTACATCTTGTTATGCCTGCGCTCTCCGAATCACGGGTATGGAGTTGTACAGAAGGTAAAAGAAATGACAGACAATGAAGTGGTACTCGGTCCGGGAACCATGTATGGAAGTTTGTCAAAGATGGAAAAGGACGGATTGATTGAATTCGTAAGAGAGGAAGATAAGCGCAAGATTTATCAGATTACGGAGCTTGGAATGGAAGTACTGGAACTGGAGCTGAAACGGATTCAAAGATTGTATCGCAACGCACAGGAGGTATTGTAA
- a CDS encoding DUF2812 domain-containing protein: MSETKKELRWFSIMDYEKEARYLSRMHQKGWKFKRVTMPGIYTFEKCEPEKVIYQLDYNQEGMKNQMEYVKMFEDCGWEYLLEFAGYSYFRKPEAQMSSEEEIFCDDESRLDMMNRIFRGRVIPLIVIFCCQIVNGYNAMAGHREYVLASVFSILMILYIVIFLQFTLKYISFRRKIK, translated from the coding sequence ATGAGTGAGACAAAAAAGGAACTTCGCTGGTTTTCAATTATGGATTATGAAAAAGAAGCCCGTTATCTGAGCAGAATGCATCAGAAAGGCTGGAAATTCAAAAGAGTAACAATGCCTGGAATCTATACATTTGAAAAATGCGAGCCTGAGAAAGTGATCTATCAGTTGGATTATAATCAGGAAGGCATGAAAAACCAGATGGAATATGTGAAAATGTTTGAAGACTGCGGCTGGGAGTATCTTCTGGAATTTGCAGGATACAGTTATTTCAGAAAACCGGAAGCACAGATGTCCAGTGAAGAAGAGATATTCTGCGATGATGAATCGAGACTGGATATGATGAACCGGATCTTCCGGGGAAGAGTAATTCCGTTAATTGTGATTTTTTGTTGTCAGATTGTGAATGGGTACAATGCTATGGCAGGACATAGAGAATATGTACTTGCAAGTGTGTTTAGCATATTAATGATTTTGTATATTGTTATCTTTTTACAATTCACATTAAAATACATTTCATTTCGGCGGAAGATAAAGTAG
- a CDS encoding PDDEXK nuclease domain-containing protein: MKNKKVEIIKSNEFQNLFDKSKQLIDSARSNMGQMANVITVLTNFLLGRYIVEQEQQGAERAKYGAKVLDSLSSYLTEEYGRGFSRSNVAGMRQFYMAYKDRENEIIQSGIGQFDQAFGIVQSGIGQLEATYKKNPFKLSWTHYQILMRIEDREERDFYEKEAIRSNWNVSTLKRQIHSSLYERLALSRDKNDVMRLANEGAIPQKPEDILHTPYVLEFAGLEDKAAYHESDLESAVIGKMQKFLLELGKGFLFEQRQKRFTFNDKNFYVDLVLYNRLLRCYVLIDFKIDELTHQDLGQMQMYVNYYDRYEKIEGENPTIGILLCKQSDEAFVDLTLPSNFICIYSVQKY; encoded by the coding sequence TTGAAAAATAAAAAAGTGGAAATAATAAAAAGTAATGAATTTCAAAATTTATTTGATAAATCAAAGCAATTAATTGACAGTGCCAGAAGTAATATGGGGCAAATGGCAAATGTAATTACGGTTCTTACTAACTTTTTGCTCGGAAGATATATTGTAGAGCAGGAACAGCAAGGCGCCGAACGAGCAAAATATGGAGCAAAAGTTTTAGATTCTTTGTCGTCTTATCTGACAGAAGAATACGGAAGAGGTTTTTCAAGAAGTAATGTTGCGGGAATGCGACAATTTTATATGGCTTACAAGGATAGAGAAAATGAAATAATCCAATCGGGAATTGGACAATTTGATCAGGCTTTTGGAATTGTCCAATCAGGAATTGGACAATTGGAGGCTACATATAAGAAAAATCCATTTAAACTAAGTTGGACACATTATCAGATACTTATGCGTATAGAGGATAGGGAAGAAAGAGACTTTTATGAAAAGGAAGCGATACGTTCTAATTGGAATGTAAGCACCTTAAAAAGACAAATTCATTCTAGCTTGTATGAAAGACTGGCATTGAGCAGAGATAAAAATGATGTAATGAGACTGGCGAACGAAGGTGCCATTCCACAGAAACCGGAAGATATTTTACATACCCCGTATGTCTTGGAATTTGCAGGATTGGAGGATAAAGCAGCATATCATGAAAGTGATTTGGAGTCAGCAGTAATAGGAAAAATGCAGAAGTTCCTTTTAGAATTAGGAAAAGGTTTTCTTTTTGAACAGCGGCAGAAGAGATTTACATTTAATGACAAAAATTTTTATGTTGATTTGGTTTTATATAACAGACTGTTAAGGTGTTATGTTTTGATTGATTTTAAAATTGATGAACTCACGCATCAGGATTTAGGGCAGATGCAGATGTATGTAAATTATTATGATCGTTATGAAAAAATAGAGGGAGAGAATCCGACAATTGGTATTTTACTTTGTAAGCAAAGTGATGAGGCGTTTGTAGATTTAACACTTCCCTCTAATTTCATATGCATATATTCTGTACAAAAATACTGA
- a CDS encoding helix-turn-helix domain-containing protein — translation MGKQSTRENKTIYQLCREEKELTREKASELMAGVSSSRIEKIEYETQEPTPYDVVQMADCYKRPDLCNYYCSHKCAIGQRYVPEVEVGELSNIILETIACLNEINPLTNRLIQIARDGKISDDEIKDFAFISQKLDEISLAVDSLNLWVDKTASENDLNVTLLREEKERLKKQK, via the coding sequence ATGGGAAAACAATCAACGCGTGAAAATAAGACAATCTATCAGTTATGCCGGGAAGAAAAAGAACTCACCCGCGAGAAAGCAAGTGAGCTGATGGCAGGAGTTTCTTCCTCCCGGATTGAAAAAATTGAATACGAAACACAGGAGCCGACTCCTTACGACGTCGTGCAGATGGCGGACTGCTACAAACGCCCGGATCTTTGCAATTACTACTGCTCCCATAAATGTGCCATCGGGCAGCGCTACGTTCCGGAAGTGGAAGTCGGCGAACTCTCCAATATTATCTTGGAGACAATTGCCTGTCTCAATGAAATCAATCCACTCACCAACAGACTGATCCAGATTGCCCGAGACGGGAAAATCTCCGATGATGAGATTAAAGATTTCGCATTTATCAGCCAGAAGCTGGATGAAATTTCCCTCGCCGTAGATTCCCTGAATCTCTGGGTGGATAAAACCGCCAGCGAAAATGATCTGAATGTCACACTGCTGCGGGAAGAAAAGGAGCGGTTAAAAAAACAGAAATAA
- a CDS encoding DUF4230 domain-containing protein yields the protein MKKKIKIGFVVLVFIVVSVCGVSVYRHFTAPKKESVPLETVIQNSSDLTTQKMVISDVFECTKGKIPLLTKKDFLVQYRTTVTAGFDVSEAEVEETKDKVTITIPHCTVDEDSVKIKSDDITLYDTNFAMLNVEPEALLEVLGEAETRAKKLAESDEYGFIAAADANAENVVHSLYDNIVDGRKIVVEFK from the coding sequence ATGAAGAAAAAAATTAAGATTGGATTTGTGGTGTTAGTTTTCATTGTGGTAAGCGTATGTGGGGTGTCTGTTTACAGGCATTTCACAGCGCCGAAAAAGGAAAGTGTTCCGCTTGAGACGGTGATTCAGAATTCATCGGATCTGACAACGCAGAAAATGGTGATTTCAGACGTGTTCGAGTGTACGAAAGGAAAGATTCCATTGCTCACAAAGAAAGATTTTCTGGTACAGTACAGAACAACTGTAACTGCCGGATTTGATGTAAGCGAAGCAGAAGTGGAAGAGACAAAGGATAAGGTGACGATCACGATTCCGCATTGCACAGTCGATGAAGATTCGGTCAAGATTAAATCCGACGACATCACACTATATGATACGAATTTTGCAATGTTAAATGTAGAACCGGAAGCTCTTCTGGAGGTGTTGGGCGAGGCAGAGACACGGGCAAAGAAGTTAGCAGAATCCGATGAATACGGATTTATCGCGGCAGCAGATGCGAATGCAGAAAATGTAGTACACAGCCTGTATGATAACATTGTAGATGGAAGAAAAATTGTGGTAGAGTTTAAGTAA
- a CDS encoding DUF1653 domain-containing protein, whose product MPRVRIIKKNDEYSSEYDLGDIFEITGTWYGGVHIEGKSGVPVSLDKDEYMELDTEPQEQKNPAVGEVPERDILVGDIVQHFKREWVSSETSEYLYKVLAFAQHTETGEKLVVYQGMYPPFKICARPYDMFMSEVDREKYPKIRQKYRFEKIKL is encoded by the coding sequence ATGCCAAGAGTAAGAATTATTAAGAAAAATGATGAGTATTCTTCCGAGTACGACTTGGGAGATATTTTTGAAATCACAGGAACCTGGTACGGCGGCGTACACATTGAGGGAAAATCCGGGGTTCCGGTTTCGTTGGACAAGGATGAATATATGGAACTGGACACAGAACCACAGGAGCAAAAAAATCCGGCAGTAGGAGAAGTGCCGGAGCGGGACATTCTTGTAGGAGATATTGTGCAACATTTTAAACGGGAGTGGGTGTCTTCTGAAACTTCGGAATACTTATACAAGGTTCTGGCATTTGCGCAGCATACGGAGACGGGAGAGAAGCTGGTCGTTTATCAGGGGATGTATCCGCCGTTCAAGATATGTGCCAGACCGTATGATATGTTTATGAGTGAGGTGGATCGGGAAAAATATCCAAAGATCCGGCAAAAATACCGATTTGAAAAAATAAAATTGTAG
- a CDS encoding response regulator, with the protein MEKKREKRTSRKGDRIVSVCMVLVFFVYLFLGIQVNADAGEQKTVKIGYYEAHDFQEGADDSAAKSGYSYEYIQKVASYTGWRYQYVYGEWKDLYEKLKTGEIDLMAGISYDDDRVNSMLFPEYEMINETFYIYKDTDDTTIKFGNIDSYAGKKIGVVNNDKRMMTALEDWAKEKQADIQIQYYDSLESCAADFNQKNIDAFVSADNVASSYTGISPVEKIGKEAYYLCVAKDREDLLDELNRALSIITEQDTLDVDELHKKYSAESSVTIFLSEKEQDWLAEHDTVTVGYSNDYLPYCDTDKDGKATGLVSDLIPDMFDALPDDYEPDIIYRGYNSQNEMVEALKNGDVDMIFPVSSEAWYAEQEGYQESTNVVTSPIDLAYREPYTDKVTTKIAVNKNNQLQYYYTVQNYPDAEIIQYDSIEECIKALKSGEVGSTILSARRANYLVGAEKKLNVLPLENTEERCIGVAFGNTALLQIINHGLSILGENYGLNHTYTYMDAMRNYTAMDFIQDNIWIFTGILIVIFLCIIWYFCQRDQNMQKQAKKEAKQKQELENALTIARQANRARGVFLRNMSHDIRTPLNAIIGFAKLAMKSEGNFEQIQDYLSKISVSGNHLLAIVNDVLEVSRIESGQTKLEELPCNIKNIVDEVEVIIQGQAQEKTQTFIVDTSKVKDYYIYCDRLRVKEVLVNLLGNAVKFTPKGGKIELRIIQNEPAPEGYANYEVHVKDNGCGMSPEFMGKMFLPFERERTSTVSGIQGTGLGLSIAKQFVDLMGGTIEVTSKEKEGTEVIVRISPRLAQTEKEERTENTESEEKDYDFRGKRILVVEDNELNREIVKAVLEETGFEVEEAENGAVAVDKIKTAGALYYDVVLMDIQMPVMDGYMATKKIRNLEDSDLANIPIIALSANAFEEDRKASADAGMNGHLAKPVNVSELLKMLCKLF; encoded by the coding sequence ATGGAAAAGAAGAGGGAAAAACGAACATCCAGAAAAGGAGACAGAATTGTATCGGTATGTATGGTTCTTGTGTTCTTTGTGTACCTGTTTTTGGGAATACAGGTAAATGCAGATGCCGGGGAACAAAAAACGGTGAAGATTGGGTATTATGAAGCCCATGACTTTCAGGAAGGAGCAGATGATTCAGCAGCAAAAAGTGGATATAGTTACGAATATATTCAGAAGGTTGCTTCATATACAGGGTGGCGTTACCAATATGTATATGGGGAATGGAAAGATCTTTATGAAAAGTTGAAAACCGGAGAGATTGATTTGATGGCAGGTATTTCCTATGATGACGACCGTGTCAATAGTATGTTGTTTCCGGAATACGAAATGATCAACGAGACATTTTATATTTATAAAGATACAGATGATACAACAATTAAGTTCGGCAATATTGATTCTTATGCAGGAAAAAAGATTGGCGTAGTGAACAATGATAAGAGAATGATGACTGCGCTGGAAGACTGGGCAAAGGAAAAGCAGGCAGACATTCAAATCCAATATTACGACAGTCTGGAATCCTGTGCGGCAGATTTTAATCAGAAGAATATTGATGCGTTTGTCAGTGCAGATAACGTGGCATCTTCTTATACAGGAATTTCACCGGTAGAAAAGATTGGAAAAGAAGCATATTATCTCTGTGTTGCGAAAGACAGAGAAGATTTGTTAGATGAACTGAATAGGGCGCTTTCTATTATTACAGAACAGGATACACTGGATGTAGATGAGTTGCATAAGAAATATTCGGCAGAATCTTCCGTTACAATATTCCTGTCAGAAAAAGAGCAGGACTGGCTGGCAGAGCACGATACAGTTACGGTTGGATATAGCAATGATTACCTTCCATATTGTGATACAGATAAGGATGGCAAAGCGACAGGCCTGGTATCAGACCTGATTCCGGATATGTTTGATGCACTTCCGGACGATTATGAGCCGGACATTATATATCGGGGGTATAACTCGCAAAATGAGATGGTGGAAGCTTTGAAAAATGGAGACGTGGATATGATCTTCCCGGTCAGCAGTGAAGCATGGTATGCGGAACAGGAGGGGTACCAGGAGAGTACGAATGTAGTCACATCTCCGATCGATCTGGCGTATCGAGAACCCTATACAGACAAGGTGACTACCAAAATTGCTGTTAATAAGAATAACCAGCTTCAATACTATTACACAGTGCAGAATTACCCGGATGCAGAAATCATTCAGTATGATTCAATTGAGGAATGTATCAAGGCTTTAAAATCGGGTGAAGTGGGGAGCACGATCCTCAGTGCCAGAAGAGCGAATTATCTGGTGGGGGCTGAGAAGAAGTTAAATGTGTTACCATTAGAAAATACAGAGGAACGGTGTATTGGAGTGGCGTTTGGCAATACGGCGTTACTGCAGATTATTAATCACGGATTGAGTATTCTGGGAGAAAATTACGGACTGAATCATACTTATACATACATGGATGCGATGAGAAATTACACGGCCATGGATTTTATTCAGGATAATATCTGGATTTTTACTGGAATTCTGATTGTCATATTCTTATGTATTATCTGGTATTTTTGTCAGCGCGACCAGAATATGCAGAAGCAGGCGAAAAAAGAAGCAAAACAAAAACAGGAATTGGAAAATGCACTGACAATTGCAAGGCAGGCAAATCGGGCGCGGGGGGTGTTTCTTAGGAATATGTCTCATGATATCCGCACACCGTTAAATGCGATTATTGGATTTGCAAAGCTCGCCATGAAGTCAGAAGGTAATTTTGAACAAATCCAGGATTATCTGAGTAAGATCAGTGTGTCGGGAAATCACCTTCTGGCAATTGTGAATGATGTTCTTGAAGTCAGCCGGATTGAGAGCGGTCAGACAAAGCTGGAAGAGCTGCCGTGTAATATAAAGAATATTGTAGATGAAGTAGAAGTTATTATACAGGGGCAGGCCCAGGAAAAAACACAGACATTTATTGTAGATACTTCGAAAGTGAAGGATTATTACATTTACTGCGACCGACTAAGAGTCAAGGAAGTTCTCGTTAATCTTCTTGGAAATGCAGTAAAATTTACTCCAAAAGGCGGAAAGATTGAACTTCGGATCATTCAGAATGAACCGGCACCGGAAGGATATGCGAATTATGAAGTTCATGTAAAAGATAATGGCTGCGGTATGAGTCCGGAATTTATGGGAAAAATGTTCCTGCCATTCGAGCGGGAGCGGACATCGACCGTCAGTGGTATTCAGGGAACCGGACTGGGTCTTTCAATTGCAAAGCAGTTTGTAGATCTGATGGGTGGAACGATAGAAGTTACTTCTAAAGAAAAAGAGGGAACAGAAGTTATTGTCAGAATTTCACCTCGTCTGGCACAAACTGAAAAAGAGGAGCGGACGGAAAATACAGAATCAGAAGAAAAAGATTATGATTTCCGCGGAAAACGAATTCTTGTTGTAGAAGATAATGAACTGAATCGTGAAATCGTGAAAGCCGTGCTTGAAGAGACAGGTTTTGAAGTGGAAGAAGCAGAAAATGGAGCAGTTGCAGTTGATAAGATAAAGACAGCAGGTGCATTATATTATGATGTAGTTCTGATGGATATTCAGATGCCGGTCATGGATGGCTACATGGCAACGAAAAAGATCCGAAATCTGGAAGATTCGGATCTTGCAAATATTCCAATTATTGCACTTTCTGCAAATGCATTTGAGGAAGACAGAAAAGCATCGGCCGATGCCGGAATGAATGGACATCTGGCAAAACCGGTCAATGTATCAGAATTATTGAAAATGCTTTGTAAGTTGTTTTAG
- a CDS encoding YdcF family protein, translating into MFPDILKKGIVIIFAGCLASFLIIEGLIISQMHVAGPDNLDYLIVLGAQVYKNGPSPVLKFRLDKAYEYLSANPETRCIVTGGQGSNEPFTEASCMADYLVKRGIDSGRIILEDKSTTTAQNLTNSMKLISADTINHALDSNTTNTVGILTNDFHMFRAMQIARAQKIPNTYGISCGSTKVYLPNNMFREYFAEIKFLLKQLTKHFQ; encoded by the coding sequence ATGTTCCCTGATATTCTAAAAAAAGGAATTGTCATTATATTTGCCGGTTGTCTGGCATCTTTCCTTATTATTGAAGGACTAATCATAAGCCAGATGCATGTAGCGGGTCCTGATAATCTGGACTATCTTATCGTGTTAGGTGCACAAGTCTATAAAAATGGTCCAAGCCCGGTCCTAAAATTTCGACTGGACAAGGCTTATGAATATCTGTCTGCGAATCCGGAAACCCGATGCATTGTCACCGGCGGCCAGGGATCTAACGAACCCTTTACAGAGGCAAGCTGCATGGCAGATTATCTGGTGAAACGCGGAATTGATTCCGGGCGCATTATTCTGGAGGATAAATCAACCACCACTGCCCAGAATCTGACTAACAGCATGAAACTGATTTCTGCAGATACGATAAATCACGCACTGGATAGCAACACAACGAATACCGTTGGAATTTTGACCAATGATTTTCATATGTTCCGCGCTATGCAGATTGCGCGGGCGCAGAAGATACCAAACACCTACGGTATTTCCTGCGGCTCCACGAAAGTATATCTGCCGAACAATATGTTCCGGGAATATTTTGCAGAAATTAAATTTCTCCTAAAACAACTTACAAAGCATTTTCAATAA
- a CDS encoding threonine/serine ThrE exporter family protein — translation MDYNRIVQEILNIGEELLKSGAEIFRVEDSLYRMCRSYGFVRSDVYASQINIQMTVETPEGEIITQIRYIEMTSPHYDKLDQLNNLSRYVCANTPKQAEIHERYEKIAKSKVLAFPLMVLAQIVSGTSFAIFFGGGRNDAIVAVFASAAMALTGYWIGKQEKNPMIYNLVLAFVTEMVILLAEKMGIAIHSDRIMIGIVMVLISTLGVINGLRDVVQRNFTSGALEIMNSVLGALGIAFGIALAMKMLHGGGNAGGAVLNSNIFVQAVSVSVGSIGLAGIYQIRGKKVIYSGIGAFLTWTVYLIVRQFGGSYLFGMLLAAVFVGMYAFVMARLNKAPSTIFLTASVFPLMPGANLYYMMYGCVKQNMALAIEHMILLVETCLMIVFGFLLVDIVSRIVMRIWGQEYHIGKNQ, via the coding sequence ATGGATTATAACCGGATCGTGCAGGAAATATTAAATATTGGAGAAGAGCTGTTGAAAAGCGGGGCAGAAATATTTCGTGTGGAGGACAGTCTGTATCGCATGTGCAGAAGTTATGGATTTGTGCGAAGTGATGTCTATGCTTCGCAGATCAATATTCAAATGACGGTGGAGACGCCCGAAGGAGAGATTATCACACAGATCCGTTATATTGAAATGACGAGTCCTCATTATGATAAACTGGATCAGCTTAATAACTTGTCCAGATATGTTTGTGCCAATACTCCGAAACAGGCAGAGATTCATGAACGTTATGAAAAAATTGCAAAAAGTAAAGTACTTGCATTTCCACTTATGGTGCTGGCACAGATTGTAAGTGGAACTTCATTTGCAATTTTTTTCGGAGGAGGACGAAATGATGCGATTGTAGCCGTTTTTGCTTCAGCTGCAATGGCACTTACCGGATACTGGATTGGAAAACAGGAAAAGAATCCAATGATCTATAATCTAGTTCTCGCATTTGTAACAGAGATGGTGATACTTTTAGCAGAAAAAATGGGAATTGCAATTCATTCAGATCGTATTATGATCGGGATTGTCATGGTGCTGATCAGTACTCTTGGCGTGATCAATGGACTGCGTGACGTTGTTCAGAGAAACTTTACTTCCGGAGCTCTGGAGATTATGAATTCTGTGCTTGGAGCCCTCGGAATTGCATTTGGAATTGCTTTAGCAATGAAAATGTTGCATGGCGGTGGAAATGCAGGAGGAGCAGTGCTAAACTCCAATATATTTGTGCAGGCGGTTTCGGTGTCAGTCGGAAGTATCGGACTGGCTGGAATTTATCAGATACGCGGCAAAAAAGTTATTTATTCAGGGATCGGAGCATTTCTGACATGGACAGTCTATCTGATCGTGAGACAATTCGGCGGCAGTTATTTGTTCGGAATGCTTCTGGCAGCTGTATTTGTGGGAATGTACGCATTTGTAATGGCCAGGCTTAATAAAGCGCCGTCCACAATCTTTCTGACAGCATCCGTATTTCCGCTGATGCCGGGAGCCAATCTTTATTATATGATGTACGGCTGTGTGAAGCAGAACATGGCGCTTGCCATAGAACATATGATTCTCCTGGTGGAGACCTGTCTGATGATCGTATTTGGATTTTTACTTGTGGATATTGTATCGAGAATCGTGATGCGAATTTGGGGACAGGAATATCATATTGGAAAGAATCAATAA
- a CDS encoding stage V sporulation protein AD translates to MKLVKGAQSIAYDRAPYLISSASVVGKKEGEGPIGEMFDLVGESDLFGENTWEEAESTMQREACLLAMGKAHVSQNQVRYLFGGDLLRQGIATSMGVEKLQIPMFGLYGACSTSGEALALASMSVAAGYGEYILAVTSSHFGSAEKEFRFPLSYANQRPLSAHWTVTGSGAFLVGQKESHVRISGLTVGKIVDYGLKDSQNMGACMAPAACDTIWQNLQDFGRSPEDYSRIITGDLGYVGQSILFDLLLEKGYDIRGKHLDCGMTIFDQQTQDTHAGGSGCGCAATVLSAYILPKIERGEWERVLFVPTGALMSTVSYNEGASVPGIAHAIVLEHEA, encoded by the coding sequence ATGAAATTAGTAAAAGGAGCGCAGAGTATAGCATATGACCGGGCGCCTTATCTTATCAGCAGTGCATCTGTTGTCGGGAAAAAAGAAGGGGAAGGGCCGATTGGAGAAATGTTTGACCTGGTCGGAGAAAGTGATTTGTTTGGAGAAAATACGTGGGAGGAAGCGGAGAGCACTATGCAAAGAGAGGCCTGTCTGCTTGCCATGGGAAAGGCGCATGTCAGCCAGAATCAGGTACGGTATCTGTTTGGCGGGGATCTTCTAAGACAGGGAATTGCAACGAGCATGGGAGTGGAAAAACTGCAGATTCCAATGTTCGGGCTTTACGGGGCGTGTTCAACATCGGGGGAAGCATTGGCATTGGCATCTATGAGTGTGGCAGCAGGATATGGCGAATATATACTTGCAGTGACCTCCAGCCATTTTGGAAGTGCGGAAAAAGAATTTCGTTTTCCACTAAGTTATGCGAATCAAAGACCATTGTCTGCCCACTGGACTGTGACTGGAAGTGGAGCGTTTCTTGTGGGGCAAAAGGAGAGCCATGTGAGGATAAGTGGCCTGACAGTGGGAAAAATTGTGGATTACGGTCTGAAAGATTCGCAGAACATGGGAGCGTGTATGGCGCCGGCGGCCTGTGATACGATCTGGCAGAATTTACAGGATTTTGGAAGATCGCCAGAAGATTATTCCCGGATTATTACAGGAGATCTCGGATATGTGGGACAGAGCATTCTTTTTGATCTGCTGCTTGAAAAAGGTTATGATATCCGTGGAAAACACCTGGACTGTGGTATGACGATCTTTGATCAGCAGACCCAGGACACCCATGCGGGAGGCAGCGGATGCGGGTGCGCGGCAACGGTACTTTCAGCATATATTCTTCCCAAAATCGAACGGGGAGAATGGGAACGTGTGTTGTTTGTGCCTACAGGAGCACTCATGTCTACGGTCAGCTACAACGAAGGTGCAAGTGTGCCGGGGATTGCCCACGCGATTGTGTTGGAGCATGAAGCTTAG
- the spoVAE gene encoding stage V sporulation protein AE: protein MDYIKAFIIGGIICALTQILLDRTKLMPGRIMVLLVCSGAVLGAIGIYQPFQDFAGAGASVPLCGFGNLLWKGVQDAVDQEGFIGVFLGGFKASAVGISAALIFGYLASLIFSPKMKR from the coding sequence ATGGATTATATAAAAGCATTTATTATAGGTGGAATCATCTGTGCTCTGACGCAGATCCTGCTGGATAGGACAAAACTAATGCCAGGGCGTATCATGGTACTTCTAGTGTGCAGCGGGGCAGTTCTTGGAGCGATTGGAATCTATCAGCCATTCCAGGATTTTGCCGGAGCTGGTGCGAGCGTACCATTGTGTGGGTTTGGGAACCTTCTTTGGAAAGGGGTCCAAGATGCTGTAGATCAGGAAGGATTCATCGGAGTGTTCCTGGGAGGATTCAAAGCCAGTGCAGTCGGTATAAGCGCAGCGTTAATATTCGGATATCTCGCATCATTGATATTCAGTCCTAAAATGAAAAGATGA
- a CDS encoding ABC transporter ATP-binding protein has protein sequence MEKVIEVKNLYKLYRVGDEVVRALDGVDFNIYKGEFCAIVGTSGSGKSTLLNMLAGLEKPTKGEVIISGEHIEKKNEEELVKFRRDNVGFIFQSFHLLGTMNAVENVALPLSFRGVPKDVRLKKADKMLDLVNLGKHKKHMPNQMSGGQQQRVGVARALVVDPKIIFADEPTGNLDSHTSEEVMKLMQQVVRQQKKTLVMVTHDNHLATYADRVFHISDGKIIKIENHRKNEANKEEKKNE, from the coding sequence ATGGAAAAAGTCATAGAGGTAAAGAATCTGTATAAACTCTACCGCGTGGGTGATGAAGTCGTGCGTGCCTTAGATGGCGTAGACTTTAATATTTATAAGGGCGAGTTCTGCGCGATTGTCGGAACATCAGGATCTGGTAAATCGACCCTTCTGAATATGCTGGCAGGGCTTGAAAAACCGACAAAAGGCGAGGTCATCATCAGCGGCGAGCATATCGAAAAGAAGAACGAAGAAGAGTTGGTAAAGTTCCGGCGGGACAATGTAGGATTTATCTTTCAGTCTTTCCACCTGCTGGGGACTATGAATGCAGTGGAAAATGTAGCTCTGCCGTTGAGCTTTCGAGGAGTCCCGAAAGATGTAAGATTAAAAAAAGCGGATAAGATGCTGGATCTTGTAAATCTTGGAAAGCATAAGAAACATATGCCAAACCAGATGTCTGGCGGACAGCAGCAGCGAGTCGGTGTAGCGAGAGCGCTTGTGGTAGATCCGAAGATTATTTTTGCGGATGAACCAACGGGAAATCTGGATTCCCACACATCGGAAGAGGTCATGAAACTGATGCAGCAGGTAGTAAGGCAGCAGAAGAAAACATTAGTCATGGTAACTCACGATAATCATCTCGCGACCTATGCTGACAGAGTATTCCATATCAGTGACGGTAAGATCATAAAGATAGAAAATCACAGAAAGAATGAGGCTAATAAGGAGGAAAAGAAAAATGAGTAG